Proteins encoded together in one Micromonospora auratinigra window:
- a CDS encoding SDR family NAD(P)-dependent oxidoreductase: MDLGLTGRVALVAGGTSGIGLACAREFAAEGAHVAVCGRDPDRLAAAERELSAVATGLVHASRVDLADGDAGARWVERVAADLGGVHVLLVSGGSPPIGTATMFGPDDYRAAVDRVLLPAVTVSLAAVARMRAAGWGRVLLVASETACVPIGPLALSGVTRAALVRFAQGLAVDVGRDGVTVNVLAPGGVRTPPMERAAARLAGADGDVGERLAAMGHHSALGRLARPDEVAAVAAFLAGERASYVTAGVHLIDGGAAATGPDLPHLTGVRRDTYA, from the coding sequence GTGGACCTGGGACTCACCGGACGGGTGGCGCTCGTCGCCGGCGGCACCAGCGGGATCGGGTTGGCCTGCGCGCGGGAGTTCGCCGCCGAGGGCGCGCACGTGGCCGTCTGCGGACGCGACCCGGACCGGCTCGCCGCCGCCGAACGCGAGCTGTCGGCCGTCGCCACCGGCCTGGTGCACGCCAGCCGGGTCGACCTCGCCGACGGTGACGCGGGGGCCCGCTGGGTCGAGCGGGTCGCCGCCGACCTCGGCGGCGTGCACGTGCTGCTGGTCAGCGGGGGCAGCCCACCGATCGGCACCGCCACCATGTTCGGCCCCGACGACTACCGGGCCGCCGTCGACCGGGTGCTGCTGCCCGCCGTCACCGTGTCGCTGGCCGCGGTGGCCCGGATGCGGGCGGCCGGGTGGGGCCGGGTGCTGCTGGTCGCCTCGGAGACCGCCTGCGTGCCGATCGGGCCGCTCGCGCTGTCCGGGGTGACCCGGGCCGCGCTGGTCCGCTTCGCCCAGGGCCTCGCCGTCGACGTGGGCCGCGACGGCGTGACGGTCAACGTGCTCGCCCCCGGCGGGGTGCGTACCCCGCCGATGGAACGGGCCGCGGCGCGGCTGGCCGGCGCGGACGGCGACGTCGGGGAGCGGCTCGCCGCGATGGGGCACCACAGCGCGCTGGGCCGGCTGGCCCGCCCCGACGAGGTGGCCGCCGTGGCCGCGTTCCTGGCCGGCGAGCGGGCCTCCTACGTCACCGCCGGCGTGCACCTGATCGACGGCGGGGCCGCCGCCACCGGCCCCGACCTGCCGCACCTCACCGGCGTCCGCCGCGACACCTACGCCTGA
- a CDS encoding sulfotransferase → MNGSLTVLSVTGWCRNGSTIIGNVLGEVPGVVHVGELHFLWRNATGRGVNDRCGCGERLTDCPLWSTVLPIGRPDGTTPDAHAAAVIARQRGRLRTRHTWRVLRRGAYDGQVRAHAELMGAVYRAVAARTGARVIVDSTKIPGEAALLPHVPGVTPYWLHLVRDPRAVAHSWREPKEYVYAMSAARSTAYWNGFNRASAAINRRHPQRSMFLRYEDFTADPAGTVDALLRLVGVDPAGNPVRGRGVELRGNHTVTGNPDRFRTGPTLIRDLDDGWRSTLTRRQRLAVTTLAWPLAARYGYRTGHAATSADTPDATSRAGTGR, encoded by the coding sequence ATGAACGGATCCCTCACCGTGCTCAGCGTCACCGGCTGGTGCCGCAACGGCAGCACCATCATCGGCAACGTCCTCGGCGAGGTGCCCGGCGTGGTGCACGTCGGCGAGCTGCACTTCCTGTGGCGCAACGCCACCGGACGCGGCGTCAACGACCGGTGCGGCTGCGGCGAGCGGCTGACCGACTGCCCGCTCTGGTCGACGGTCCTGCCCATCGGCCGCCCCGACGGGACCACCCCGGACGCGCACGCGGCGGCGGTGATCGCCCGGCAACGCGGCCGGCTGCGGACCCGGCACACCTGGCGGGTGCTGCGCCGGGGCGCGTACGACGGGCAGGTGCGCGCCCACGCCGAGCTGATGGGCGCGGTCTACCGGGCCGTCGCCGCGCGCACCGGCGCGCGGGTGATCGTGGACAGCACGAAGATCCCCGGCGAGGCGGCGCTGCTGCCGCACGTGCCCGGCGTGACGCCGTACTGGCTGCACCTGGTCCGCGATCCCCGGGCGGTGGCGCACTCGTGGCGGGAGCCGAAGGAGTACGTCTACGCGATGTCGGCGGCGCGCAGCACCGCGTACTGGAACGGGTTCAACCGGGCCTCGGCGGCGATCAACCGCCGGCACCCGCAGCGCTCGATGTTCCTGCGCTACGAGGACTTCACCGCCGACCCGGCCGGCACCGTCGACGCCCTGCTGCGCCTGGTCGGCGTCGACCCGGCCGGCAACCCGGTGCGCGGACGCGGCGTCGAGCTGCGCGGCAACCACACGGTGACCGGCAACCCGGACCGGTTCCGCACCGGCCCGACCCTCATCCGGGACCTCGACGACGGGTGGCGGAGCACGCTGACCCGCCGGCAGCGGCTCGCCGTGACCACCCTCGCCTGGCCGCTGGCCGCCCGGTACGGCTACCGGACGGGCCACGCGGCGACATCCGCCGACACACCGGACGCGACCAGCCGCGCCGGCACCGGGAGGTAG
- a CDS encoding MFS transporter: protein MTDTAPLPRLPLAGLLGGLFAGYLGLTAVIPVLPGFLRERHHAGDLTVGALVTATAVTALLVRPVAGHLADRYGHRTVMLTGALVLAAGGLLYLAPLGVPALLAVRLLLGAGEAALFTAGAVWIVQLAPHQRRGQLIGLYGVSMWGGISAGTFLGATVQQAGYPAVWALSAAAPALAAGLVALVPAPRRGAPAGRGGALLLRPALLPGIALTFGAAGYAGLAAFVVLHLDARGIGHGVVVLSCFSAVYAGTRLVIGHLPDRLGPRRVAAWCGVGEAAGLLVVAVAPNLAVAVAGSVLMGVGFSLLHPSLALMVLDRAAPERQGAAIGAYTSFWDLGLAVWGPVTGLVAAGLGYPAVFAVGAACAAVAAAMALRIGRPVAAPTPTEVRTA from the coding sequence GTGACCGACACCGCGCCGCTGCCCCGGCTGCCGCTGGCCGGCCTGCTCGGCGGGCTCTTCGCCGGCTACCTCGGCCTCACCGCGGTCATCCCGGTGCTGCCCGGCTTCCTGCGCGAGCGCCACCACGCCGGTGACCTCACCGTCGGGGCGCTGGTCACCGCCACCGCGGTGACCGCGCTGCTGGTCCGCCCGGTCGCCGGGCACCTCGCCGACCGGTACGGCCACCGCACGGTGATGCTGACCGGCGCGCTCGTGCTGGCCGCCGGCGGCCTGCTCTACCTCGCGCCGCTGGGCGTGCCCGCGCTGCTGGCCGTGCGGCTGCTGCTGGGCGCCGGCGAGGCGGCGCTGTTCACCGCCGGCGCGGTGTGGATCGTGCAGCTCGCCCCGCACCAGCGGCGCGGCCAGCTCATCGGCCTGTACGGGGTGAGCATGTGGGGCGGGATCTCCGCCGGCACCTTCCTCGGCGCGACCGTGCAGCAGGCCGGCTACCCGGCGGTGTGGGCGCTCAGCGCCGCCGCGCCCGCGCTGGCCGCCGGGCTCGTCGCGCTGGTGCCCGCGCCCCGGCGCGGCGCCCCGGCGGGCCGTGGCGGCGCGCTACTGCTGCGCCCCGCGCTACTACCCGGGATCGCGCTGACCTTCGGCGCCGCCGGATACGCCGGCCTGGCCGCGTTCGTGGTGCTGCACCTCGACGCCCGGGGCATCGGGCACGGGGTGGTGGTGCTGAGCTGCTTCAGCGCCGTGTACGCCGGCACCCGCCTGGTCATCGGCCACCTGCCCGACCGGCTCGGACCCCGGCGGGTGGCCGCCTGGTGCGGGGTCGGCGAGGCCGCCGGGCTGCTGGTCGTCGCCGTCGCCCCGAACCTGGCCGTCGCGGTGGCCGGCAGCGTGCTGATGGGCGTCGGGTTCTCCCTGCTGCACCCGTCGCTGGCGCTGATGGTGCTCGACCGCGCCGCACCGGAGCGGCAGGGGGCGGCGATCGGGGCGTACACCTCGTTCTGGGACCTGGGCCTGGCGGTGTGGGGTCCGGTCACCGGCCTGGTCGCGGCCGGTCTCGGCTATCCGGCGGTGTTCGCCGTCGGGGCGGCGTGCGCCGCGGTGGCCGCGGCGATGGCGCTGCGCATCGGCCGCCCGGTGGCGGCCCCGACGCCGACGGAGGTACGCACGGCATGA
- a CDS encoding DegT/DnrJ/EryC1/StrS family aminotransferase, protein MNGNNDAPTPTRPKPVSTGSELDRQLALHGGRPVRHAPWPTYDKGAVFIHPDDEDAAVRAIRSHLYFRYDHRAENETECGRFEDELCRYFGTRHALAVSSGTAALALAVMGSGVPPGSLVACPGFTFVATPSAIVLAGCRPFLVEVDDDLRMDLDDLRRRWRPDIRAVVVVHMRGFAADVEALAAFAAEQGVPLIEDAVPALGAELHGRKLGTFGAAGAFSTQSDKALNCGEGGFLVTDDSTLFARAVALSGAYEGRLRRHFPHGEPPLTGLDLPLLSLRMDEIRAALLRAELTRLPQRLALFHRNYAHVAAALAGLPGIAVRRPVAPGAYLGEAFVFRVPGGDAGWFARALRAEGIDARNIGADDDLNVRAFWNWRFLYDTADPGQIRAMLPRTARLLTETVDVPLSSNLTPDDCDELVHAVRKVAAARDTAQVRP, encoded by the coding sequence GTGAACGGGAACAACGACGCTCCCACGCCGACCCGGCCGAAGCCGGTGTCAACCGGGTCCGAGCTGGACAGACAGCTCGCCCTGCACGGCGGACGGCCGGTCCGCCACGCGCCCTGGCCGACGTACGACAAGGGTGCCGTGTTCATCCATCCCGACGACGAGGACGCGGCCGTCCGGGCCATCCGCAGCCACCTTTATTTCCGGTACGACCACCGGGCGGAGAACGAAACCGAATGTGGCCGGTTCGAGGACGAGTTGTGCCGTTATTTCGGCACCCGCCACGCCCTCGCCGTTTCCAGCGGCACCGCCGCCCTCGCGTTGGCCGTGATGGGTTCCGGGGTGCCGCCCGGCTCATTGGTGGCCTGTCCCGGATTCACTTTCGTCGCCACCCCGAGCGCCATTGTGCTGGCCGGCTGCCGGCCGTTCCTGGTCGAGGTCGACGACGACCTGCGCATGGACCTCGACGACCTGCGCCGGCGCTGGCGCCCCGACATCCGCGCCGTCGTGGTCGTCCACATGCGCGGCTTCGCCGCCGACGTCGAGGCGCTCGCCGCGTTCGCCGCCGAGCAGGGCGTGCCGCTGATCGAGGACGCCGTACCCGCGCTCGGCGCCGAGCTGCACGGCCGCAAGCTCGGCACCTTCGGCGCCGCCGGGGCGTTCAGCACCCAGTCCGACAAGGCGCTCAACTGCGGCGAGGGCGGCTTCCTGGTCACCGACGACAGCACCCTGTTCGCCCGGGCGGTCGCCCTGTCCGGGGCGTACGAGGGGCGGCTGCGCCGGCACTTCCCGCACGGCGAGCCGCCGCTGACCGGACTCGACCTGCCCCTGCTGAGCCTGCGGATGGACGAGATCCGGGCCGCGCTGCTGCGCGCCGAGCTGACCCGGCTGCCGCAGCGGCTCGCGCTGTTCCACCGCAACTACGCCCACGTCGCCGCCGCGCTGGCCGGGCTGCCCGGCATCGCGGTGCGCCGCCCGGTCGCGCCCGGGGCGTACCTCGGGGAGGCGTTCGTGTTCCGGGTGCCCGGCGGCGACGCCGGGTGGTTCGCCCGGGCGCTGCGCGCCGAGGGGATCGACGCGCGCAACATCGGCGCGGACGACGACCTCAACGTGCGGGCGTTCTGGAACTGGCGATTCCTCTACGACACCGCCGACCCCGGGCAGATCCGGGCCATGCTGCCGCGCACCGCGCGACTGCTCACCGAGACCGTTGACGTGCCGCTGTCGTCCAACCTCACCCCGGACGACTGCGACGAACTGGTCCACGCGGTGCGCAAGGTGGCCGCCGCCCGCGACACCGCGCAGGTCCGGCCGTGA
- a CDS encoding VOC family protein: protein MHRSRLYALIVDAPRATAGAAADFWSAALGAPTHVEPTEPQFTDLLDVVPGLVTAVQAVDDAPRYHLDIETDDVEAEVDRLVTLGATPVSRWQGCQVLRAPGGHLLCVIPVASDPDLFAATARRWE, encoded by the coding sequence GTGCACCGGTCCCGGCTCTACGCGCTGATCGTCGACGCGCCCCGCGCCACGGCCGGCGCGGCCGCCGACTTCTGGTCCGCGGCGCTGGGCGCGCCGACCCACGTCGAACCCACCGAACCGCAGTTCACCGACCTGCTCGACGTGGTGCCGGGGCTGGTGACCGCGGTGCAGGCGGTGGACGACGCACCCCGCTACCACCTCGACATCGAGACCGACGACGTGGAGGCCGAGGTGGACCGGCTGGTCACGCTCGGCGCGACCCCGGTCTCCCGCTGGCAGGGCTGCCAGGTGCTGCGCGCCCCCGGCGGGCATCTGCTCTGCGTCATCCCGGTCGCCAGTGATCCGGACCTCTTCGCCGCGACCGCCCGCCGCTGGGAGTGA
- a CDS encoding SGNH/GDSL hydrolase family protein yields MTVTVPQGGRVLFIGDSITDAGRDRTDGGDLGTGYAMMAAAWFTARHPVHRVDFVNRGVSGDRVRDLRARWQADCLALAPDVVSILIGVNDMWRRYTTDDPTSAADFARDYRALLESTRRLGARTVLVEPFLVPLDDAQRRWREDLDPKVDVVRRLAAEFDATLVAVDELFRAADVDERTWTRDGVHPTPFGHALIAQAWLRAVTPTA; encoded by the coding sequence ATGACCGTGACGGTGCCGCAGGGCGGCCGGGTGCTCTTCATCGGCGACAGCATCACCGACGCCGGCCGGGACCGGACCGACGGCGGCGACCTCGGCACCGGGTACGCGATGATGGCCGCCGCCTGGTTCACCGCCCGGCACCCCGTGCACCGGGTCGACTTCGTCAACCGGGGCGTCAGCGGCGACCGGGTACGCGACCTGCGCGCCCGGTGGCAGGCCGACTGCCTGGCGCTGGCCCCCGACGTGGTGTCGATCCTCATCGGCGTCAACGACATGTGGCGCCGCTACACCACCGACGACCCGACCAGCGCCGCCGACTTCGCCCGCGACTACCGCGCGCTGCTGGAGTCGACCCGTCGCCTGGGCGCCCGGACGGTGCTCGTCGAGCCCTTCCTCGTCCCGCTCGACGACGCACAGCGCCGCTGGCGCGAGGACCTCGACCCGAAGGTCGACGTGGTCCGCCGGCTCGCCGCCGAGTTCGACGCGACCCTGGTGGCGGTGGACGAGCTGTTCCGGGCCGCCGACGTCGACGAGCGGACCTGGACCCGCGACGGCGTGCACCCCACGCCGTTCGGGCACGCGCTGATCGCCCAGGCCTGGCTGCGCGCGGTCACCCCGACCGCCTGA
- a CDS encoding glycosyl hydrolase — protein MPLPLRDFSPGDRPDPISATPAAGRRPRGLRALALATASFLAAGVLGVVVIGTGAAEAGTVGAGSYTETLPPGAALPKGCGTISTNPRLFVTADAPKGAIPTNDWWSSLIWKRNNCATSENMMAHPLAYHAENNGLGLSYTTTPAISGTSTGVGEYHFPYTEDIRVGVAGLGAPVVKAADWTDWTVTADWNDGARTMRATIGHGLPFSYYQITGGNAQITATAAPTVWANSGSMIGFTVNGHDYVAYAPTGAGWTVGGAGISSTLGGKGYFSVAVLPGGAADKTALATEYGKYAHAHVTGTTMSYQYDPATSTVRTTYAFTTTPREGTETKTVVSLYPHQWRSLVGATPITPTYVSPRGAMRVLTGVASFTTSMKYTGVLPEVPAVGDSSGADLTTVTNYLNAELANPEGISGQDTYWAGKGLGRAARVAEIADQLGLTTVRDAAVTAMKNRLTNWLTASSGETSQLFYYDKNWGTLIGYPASYFSDEDLNDHHFHYGYFIAAAATVAKFDPTWASSTKYGGMVDMLIRDANNYDRTDTRFPYLRDFDIYAGHDWASGLACFFAGNNQESSSEGMNFANALIQWGQATGNAAVRDAGIFIWTTQSAAISEYWFDVHDENFPAAFGHKTVGMVWGDGGAYATWFSSAPEMIQGINMLPITGGHFYLGNDPAYVLANYNELVTNKGGPPSVWQDIIWEFLALGDGDKALQNFRANSTFASEEGESKAHTFHWIRNLAALGNVDATITANHPLAKVFKKGTARTYVASNITAKPLTVTFSDGTRVDVPAGRTVASGAQTFSGGSATGGVDMGTPPTGSTPPPSPTTPPPSPTTPPPSPTTPPPSATTPPPSPTTPPPSLSPTQYLLSGGALGGTAGAAGTVSVAAANGNHDGTPANPQVFTATGLTGAYNGGTSGFDLAVDAGTAVGNGVQARISYDLTGDGSWDRVETYNYYATDPVTGVEHYKQTQGLKSATGTLGDLVNGAVKVEVWNAIGSGATNLGIGNASTLVLPYTGTAPTTPPTGDPGAFSPDMYLTGQTLSGSAGTAANATVTAANGSWVGSPHNALVYTATGVTAAYSGGQSRFDLFLDAGTNVGNGTQVRVSYDLTGDGTFDRVETYQYFATDPVNGWEHYTDAKGLYSGVGTLGNLANGTVKVEVWNAIGGTATTLGIGNQSKLTLPYTG, from the coding sequence ATGCCACTCCCCCTCCGGGACTTCTCCCCGGGCGACCGTCCCGACCCGATTTCCGCGACACCCGCCGCCGGCCGACGCCCCCGCGGCCTGCGCGCCCTGGCCCTGGCCACCGCGTCCTTCCTCGCCGCCGGCGTCCTCGGCGTCGTGGTGATCGGCACCGGCGCGGCGGAGGCCGGCACCGTCGGCGCCGGCAGCTACACCGAGACCCTGCCGCCCGGGGCCGCGCTGCCCAAGGGTTGCGGCACCATCAGCACGAACCCGCGACTGTTCGTCACCGCCGACGCCCCCAAGGGCGCCATCCCCACCAACGACTGGTGGTCCTCCCTGATCTGGAAGCGCAACAACTGCGCCACCAGCGAGAACATGATGGCCCACCCGCTGGCGTACCACGCCGAGAACAACGGGCTCGGACTGTCGTACACCACCACGCCGGCGATCAGCGGCACCTCCACCGGCGTCGGCGAGTACCACTTCCCGTACACCGAGGACATCCGGGTCGGGGTCGCCGGGCTGGGCGCGCCGGTGGTCAAGGCCGCCGACTGGACCGACTGGACGGTCACCGCGGACTGGAACGACGGGGCGCGCACCATGCGGGCCACCATCGGTCACGGCCTGCCGTTCAGCTACTACCAGATCACCGGCGGCAACGCGCAGATCACCGCGACCGCGGCGCCGACGGTGTGGGCCAACTCCGGCTCGATGATCGGCTTCACGGTCAACGGCCACGACTACGTCGCGTACGCGCCGACCGGGGCCGGCTGGACGGTCGGCGGCGCGGGCATCAGCTCCACGCTGGGCGGCAAGGGCTACTTCTCGGTCGCGGTGCTGCCGGGCGGCGCCGCCGACAAGACCGCGCTGGCCACCGAGTACGGCAAGTACGCCCACGCGCACGTCACCGGCACCACGATGAGCTACCAGTACGACCCGGCGACCAGCACGGTGCGCACCACGTACGCCTTCACCACCACGCCCCGCGAGGGCACCGAGACCAAGACGGTGGTGTCGCTCTACCCGCACCAGTGGCGCAGCCTCGTCGGGGCCACCCCGATCACCCCCACCTACGTCTCGCCGCGCGGCGCGATGCGGGTGCTCACCGGCGTCGCGTCCTTCACCACCAGCATGAAGTACACCGGCGTGCTGCCGGAGGTGCCGGCGGTGGGCGACTCCTCGGGCGCCGACCTCACCACGGTCACCAACTACCTCAACGCCGAACTGGCCAACCCGGAGGGGATCAGCGGCCAGGACACCTACTGGGCCGGCAAGGGCCTGGGCCGGGCCGCCCGGGTCGCGGAGATCGCCGACCAGCTCGGCCTGACCACCGTTCGCGACGCGGCGGTGACCGCGATGAAGAACCGGCTGACCAACTGGCTGACCGCGAGCTCCGGTGAGACCAGCCAGCTGTTCTACTACGACAAGAACTGGGGCACGCTGATCGGCTACCCCGCCTCGTACTTCTCCGACGAGGACCTCAACGACCACCACTTCCACTACGGCTACTTCATCGCCGCGGCGGCCACGGTGGCCAAGTTCGACCCCACCTGGGCCTCGAGCACCAAGTACGGCGGCATGGTCGACATGCTGATCCGCGACGCGAACAACTACGACCGGACCGACACCCGGTTCCCGTACCTGCGCGACTTCGACATCTACGCCGGTCACGACTGGGCCTCCGGCCTGGCCTGCTTCTTCGCCGGCAACAACCAGGAGTCCTCCTCGGAGGGGATGAACTTCGCCAACGCCCTGATCCAGTGGGGCCAGGCGACCGGCAACGCCGCGGTGCGCGACGCCGGCATCTTCATCTGGACCACCCAGTCCGCGGCGATCTCCGAGTACTGGTTCGACGTGCACGACGAGAACTTCCCCGCCGCCTTCGGCCACAAGACCGTCGGCATGGTGTGGGGCGACGGCGGCGCGTACGCCACCTGGTTCTCCTCGGCCCCGGAGATGATCCAGGGCATCAACATGCTGCCGATCACCGGCGGGCACTTCTACCTCGGCAACGACCCGGCGTACGTGCTGGCCAACTACAACGAGCTGGTCACCAACAAGGGCGGCCCGCCGAGCGTCTGGCAGGACATCATCTGGGAGTTCCTGGCCCTCGGTGACGGGGACAAGGCGCTGCAGAACTTCCGGGCCAACAGCACCTTCGCCAGCGAGGAGGGCGAGAGCAAGGCGCACACCTTCCACTGGATCCGCAACCTGGCCGCGCTGGGCAACGTGGACGCCACGATCACCGCGAACCACCCGCTGGCCAAGGTGTTCAAGAAGGGCACCGCCCGCACCTACGTGGCGTCGAACATCACCGCGAAGCCGCTGACGGTCACCTTCTCCGACGGCACCCGGGTCGACGTGCCGGCCGGGCGGACGGTCGCCTCCGGGGCGCAGACCTTCAGCGGTGGCAGCGCCACCGGCGGCGTGGACATGGGCACGCCGCCCACCGGCAGCACCCCGCCGCCGAGCCCGACCACTCCCCCGCCGAGCCCGACGACCCCGCCGCCCAGCCCGACCACGCCGCCGCCGAGCGCCACCACCCCGCCGCCCAGCCCGACCACCCCGCCGCCGTCGCTGAGCCCGACGCAGTACCTGCTCTCCGGCGGAGCCCTCGGCGGCACGGCCGGCGCGGCCGGCACGGTCTCGGTCGCCGCCGCCAACGGCAACCACGACGGCACCCCGGCCAACCCGCAGGTGTTCACGGCCACCGGGCTGACCGGCGCGTACAACGGCGGGACCAGCGGCTTCGACCTGGCCGTCGACGCCGGCACGGCGGTCGGCAACGGCGTGCAGGCCCGGATCTCGTACGACCTGACCGGCGACGGCAGCTGGGACCGGGTGGAGACCTACAACTACTACGCGACCGACCCGGTCACCGGGGTGGAGCACTACAAGCAGACCCAGGGCCTGAAGTCGGCCACCGGCACCCTCGGTGACCTGGTCAACGGCGCGGTCAAGGTCGAGGTGTGGAACGCCATCGGCAGCGGGGCCACCAACCTGGGCATCGGCAACGCGTCCACGCTGGTCCTGCCGTACACCGGCACCGCACCCACCACGCCGCCCACCGGCGACCCGGGAGCGTTCTCGCCGGACATGTACCTGACCGGGCAGACCCTGTCCGGCAGCGCCGGCACCGCCGCCAACGCCACGGTCACCGCGGCGAACGGCAGCTGGGTCGGCAGCCCGCACAACGCGCTGGTCTACACCGCCACCGGCGTCACCGCGGCGTACTCCGGCGGGCAGTCCCGCTTCGACCTGTTCCTCGACGCCGGCACGAACGTCGGCAACGGCACCCAGGTCCGGGTCTCCTACGACCTGACCGGTGACGGCACCTTCGACCGGGTGGAGACGTACCAGTACTTCGCCACCGACCCGGTCAACGGCTGGGAGCACTACACCGACGCCAAGGGCCTCTACTCGGGCGTGGGCACGCTCGGGAACCTGGCCAACGGCACCGTGAAGGTCGAGGTCTGGAACGCCATCGGCGGCACCGCCACCACCCTCGGCATCGGCAACCAGTCGAAGCTGACCCTGCCGTACACCGGCTGA
- a CDS encoding L-threonylcarbamoyladenylate synthase has translation MARYYDVHPDNPQPRVLRQIVDLLRDDGLIAYPTDSCYALGCRLDNRAGVDRIREIRKLDDRHPFTLVCANFAQLGQFVKLSNSVFRQVKAAIPGSYTFILPATAEVPRRLQDPRRRAVGVRVPRHTVTQALLAELGEPLLSSTLLLPGEDEPMTQGWEIKERLDHQVDAVLDAGDCGLEPTTVIDLSGDEPEILRHGAGDPARFE, from the coding sequence GTGGCCAGGTACTACGACGTGCATCCGGACAATCCGCAGCCCCGGGTGCTCCGGCAGATCGTCGACCTGCTGCGTGACGACGGCCTGATCGCGTACCCGACCGACTCCTGCTACGCCCTCGGCTGCCGGCTCGACAACCGGGCCGGCGTCGACCGGATCCGGGAGATCCGCAAGCTCGACGACCGGCACCCGTTCACCCTGGTCTGCGCGAACTTCGCCCAGCTGGGCCAGTTCGTCAAGCTCAGCAACTCGGTGTTCCGGCAGGTCAAGGCCGCCATCCCGGGAAGCTACACGTTCATCCTGCCGGCCACCGCCGAGGTGCCGCGCCGGCTGCAGGACCCGCGCCGGCGCGCCGTCGGCGTCCGGGTGCCGCGGCACACCGTGACCCAGGCGCTGCTCGCCGAGCTCGGTGAGCCGCTGCTCTCCAGCACCCTGCTGCTGCCCGGCGAGGACGAGCCGATGACCCAGGGCTGGGAGATCAAGGAACGTCTCGACCACCAGGTGGACGCCGTGCTCGACGCCGGCGACTGCGGCCTGGAGCCGACCACCGTCATCGACCTGTCCGGCGACGAACCGGAGATCCTGCGCCACGGCGCCGGCGACCCCGCCCGCTTCGAGTAG